A single genomic interval of Pseudorca crassidens isolate mPseCra1 chromosome 19, mPseCra1.hap1, whole genome shotgun sequence harbors:
- the KAT2A gene encoding histone acetyltransferase KAT2A isoform X1 — translation MTEPSQASTPAPAAQPRPLQSPAPAPTPTPTLSPASAPTPAPTPASAPAPATAPAGSTGTGGPGVGSGGTGSGGDPARPGLSQQQRASQRKAQVRGLPRAKKLEKLGVFSACKANETCKCNGWKNPKPPTAPRMDLQQPAANLSELCRSCEHPLADHVSHLENVSEDEINRLLGMVVDVENLFMSVHKEEDTDTKQVYFYLFKVSLFQLLRKCILQMTRPVVEGSLGSPPFEKPNIEQGVLNFVQYKFSHLAPRERQTMFELSKMFLLCLNYWKLETPAQFRQRSQAEDVATYKVNYTRWLCYCHVPQSCDSLPRYETTHVFGRSLLRSIFTVTRRQLLEKFRVEKDKLVPEKRTLILTHFPKFLSMLEEEIYGANSPIWESGFTMPPSEGTQLVPRPATVSAAVVPSAPIFSPTMAGGSNSSLSLDSGGAEPMPAGEKRKLPENLTLEDAKRLRVMGDIPMELVNEVMLTITDPAAMLGPETSLLSANAARDETARLEERRGIIEFHVIGNSLTPKANRRVLLWLVGLQNVFSHQLPRMPKEYIARLVFDPKHKTLALIKDGRVIGGICFRMFPTQGFTEIVFCAVTSNEQVKGYGTHLMNHLKEYHIKHNILYFLTYADEYAIGYFKKQGFSKDIKVPKSRYLGYIKDYEGATLMECELNPRIPYTELSHIIKKQKEIIKKLIERKQAQIRKVYPGLSCFKEGVRQIPVESVPGIRETGWKPLGKEKGKELKDPDQLYTTLKNLLAQIKSHPSAWPFMEPVKKSEAPDYYEVIRFPIDLKTMTERLRSRYYVTRKLFVADLQRVIANCREYNPPDSEYCRCASALEKFFYFKLKEGGLIDK, via the exons ATGACGGAACCTTCCCAGGCCTCGACCCCGGCTCCGGCCGCGCAGCCCCGTCCTCTTCagtccccagcccccgccccaacTCCGACTCCTACCCTCAGCCCGGCTTCGGCCCCGACTCCGGCTCCCACTCCGGcatcagccccagccccagctacAGCCCCAGCCGGGAGCACAGGGACCGGGGGGCCCGGGGTAGGAAGTGGGGGTACCGGGAGCGGGGGTGATCCGGCTCGACCTGGCCTGAGCCAGCAGCAGCGCGCCAGCCAGAGGAAGGCGCAAGTCCGGGGGCTGCCGCGCGCCAAGAAGCTTGAGAAGCTAGGGGTCTTCTCGGCTTGCaag GCCAATGAAACCTGCAAGTGTAATGGCTGGAAAAACCCCAAGCCCCCCACTGCACCCCGCATGGACCTGCAGCAGCCAGCTGCCAACCTGAGCGAGCTGTGCCGCAGCTGTGAGCACCCCTTGG CCGACCACGTGTCCCACCTGGAGAATGTGTCAGAGGATGAGATTAACCGACTCTTGGGGATGGTGGTGGACGTGGAGAATCTGTTCATGTCTGTTCACAAGGAGGAGGATACAGACACCAAGCAGGTCTATTTCTACCTCTTCAAGGTGAGCCTCTTCCAA CTCCTGCGGAAATGCATCCTGCAGATGACTCGGCCCGTGGTGGAGGGGTCCCTGGGCAGCCCCCCATTTGAGAAGCCTAATATTGAGCAG GGTGTGCTGAACTTTGTGCAGTACAAGTTTAGTCATCTGGCTCCCCGGGAGCGGCAGACAATGTTCGAGCTCTCGAAGATGTTCCTGCTCTGCCTTAACTACTGGAAGCTTGAGACGCCTGCCCAATTTCGGCAGAGGTCTCAGGCCGAGGACGTGGCTACCTACAAGGTCAATTATACCAG ATGGCTCTGTTACTGCCACGTGCCCCAGAGCTGCGATAGCCTTCCCCGGTACGAGACTACTCACGTCTTTGGGCGGAGCCTTCTCCGCTCCATCTTCACCGTTACCCGGCGACAGCTGCTGGAGAAGTTCCGGGTGGAGAAGGACAAGCTGGTGCCCGAGAAGAGGACCCTCATCCTCACCCACTTCCCCAA ATTCCTGTCTATGCTGGAGGAGGAGATCTACGGGGCAAACTCTCCAATCTGGGAGTCGGGCTTCACGATGCCACCCTCAGAGGGAACCCAGCTGGTGCCCCGGCCGG CTACAGTCAGCGCTGCGGTTGTTCCCAGCGCCCCCATCTTCAGTCCCACCATGGCTGGGGGCAGCAACAGCTCCTTGAGCCTGGATTCCGGAGGGGCTGAGCCCATGCCAG CAGGTGAGAAGAGGAAGCTCCCAGAGAACCTGACCCTGGAGGATGCCAAACGGCTCCGTGTGATGGGCGACATCCCCATGGAGCTCGTCAATGAGGTCATGCTCACCATCACGGATCCCGCGGCCATGCTGGGGCCTGAG ACGAGCTTGCTGTCGGCCAACGCCGCCCGGGATGAGACTGCCCGCCTGGAGGAGCGCCGCGGCATCATCGAGTTCCACGTCATCGGCAACTCGCTCACACCCAAGGCCAACCGGCGGGTGTTGCTGTGGCTCGTAGGGCTGCAGAACGTCTTCTCCCATCAGCTGCCACGCATGCCCAAGGAGTACATCGCCCGTCTCGTCTTTGACCC GAAGCACAAGACTCTGGCCTTGATCAAGGACGGGCGGGTCATTGGTGGGATCTGCTTCCGCATGTTTCCCACCCAGGGCTTCACGGAGATTGTTTTCTGCGCTGTCACCTCAAATGAGCAGGTCAAG GGCTATGGGACTCACCTGATGAACCACCTGAAGGAGTATCACATCAAACACAACATTCTCTACTTCCTCACCTACGCCGACGAGTACGCCATTGGCTACTTCAAAAAGCAG GGCTTCTCCAAGGACATCAAGGTGCCCAAGAGCCGCTACTTGGGCTACATTAAGGACTATGAGGGCGCGACACTGATGGAGTGTGAGCTGAACCCGCGAATTCCCTACACGGAGCTGTCCCACATCATCAAGAAGCAGaaggag ATCATCAAGAAGCTGATTGAGCGCAAACAGGCACAGATCCGAAAGGTCTACCCCGGGCTCAGTTGCTTCAAGGAGGGTGTGAGGCAGATCCCTGTGGAGAGCGTCCCCGGCATTC GAGAGACGGGCTGGAAGCcgctggggaaggagaaggg GAAGGAGCTGAAGGACCCAGACCAGCTCTACACGACCCTCAAAAACCTGCTGGCCCAGATCAAG TCCCACCCCAGTGCCTGGCCCTTCATGGAGCCCGTGAAGAAGTCGGAGGCCCCAGACTACTACGAGGTCATCCGTTTCCCCATCG ACCTGAAGACCATGACGGAGAGGCTGCGCAGCCGCTACTATGTGACCCGGAAGCTCTTTGTAGCTGACCTGCAGCGGGTCATCGCTAACTGCCGCGAGTACAACCCCCCGGACAGCGAGTACTGCCGCTGCGCCAGCGCCCTGGAGAAGTTCTTTTACTTCAAGCTCAAGGAGGGCGGGCTCATTGACAAGTAG
- the KAT2A gene encoding histone acetyltransferase KAT2A isoform X4 yields the protein MTEPSQASTPAPAAQPRPLQSPAPAPTPTPTLSPASAPTPAPTPASAPAPATAPAGSTGTGGPGVGSGGTGSGGDPARPGLSQQQRASQRKAQVRGLPRAKKLEKLGVFSACKANETCKCNGWKNPKPPTAPRMDLQQPAANLSELCRSCEHPLADHVSHLENVSEDEINRLLGMVVDVENLFMSVHKEEDTDTKQVYFYLFKLLRKCILQMTRPVVEGSLGSPPFEKPNIEQGVLNFVQYKFSHLAPRERQTMFELSKMFLLCLNYWKLETPAQFRQRSQAEDVATYKVNYTRWLCYCHVPQSCDSLPRYETTHVFGRSLLRSIFTVTRRQLLEKFRVEKDKLVPEKRTLILTHFPKFLSMLEEEIYGANSPIWESGFTMPPSEGTQLVPRPATVSAAVVPSAPIFSPTMAGGSNSSLSLDSGGAEPMPGEKRKLPENLTLEDAKRLRVMGDIPMELVNEVMLTITDPAAMLGPETSLLSANAARDETARLEERRGIIEFHVIGNSLTPKANRRVLLWLVGLQNVFSHQLPRMPKEYIARLVFDPKHKTLALIKDGRVIGGICFRMFPTQGFTEIVFCAVTSNEQVKGYGTHLMNHLKEYHIKHNILYFLTYADEYAIGYFKKQGFSKDIKVPKSRYLGYIKDYEGATLMECELNPRIPYTELSHIIKKQKEIIKKLIERKQAQIRKVYPGLSCFKEGVRQIPVESVPGIRETGWKPLGKEKGKELKDPDQLYTTLKNLLAQIKSHPSAWPFMEPVKKSEAPDYYEVIRFPIDLKTMTERLRSRYYVTRKLFVADLQRVIANCREYNPPDSEYCRCASALEKFFYFKLKEGGLIDK from the exons ATGACGGAACCTTCCCAGGCCTCGACCCCGGCTCCGGCCGCGCAGCCCCGTCCTCTTCagtccccagcccccgccccaacTCCGACTCCTACCCTCAGCCCGGCTTCGGCCCCGACTCCGGCTCCCACTCCGGcatcagccccagccccagctacAGCCCCAGCCGGGAGCACAGGGACCGGGGGGCCCGGGGTAGGAAGTGGGGGTACCGGGAGCGGGGGTGATCCGGCTCGACCTGGCCTGAGCCAGCAGCAGCGCGCCAGCCAGAGGAAGGCGCAAGTCCGGGGGCTGCCGCGCGCCAAGAAGCTTGAGAAGCTAGGGGTCTTCTCGGCTTGCaag GCCAATGAAACCTGCAAGTGTAATGGCTGGAAAAACCCCAAGCCCCCCACTGCACCCCGCATGGACCTGCAGCAGCCAGCTGCCAACCTGAGCGAGCTGTGCCGCAGCTGTGAGCACCCCTTGG CCGACCACGTGTCCCACCTGGAGAATGTGTCAGAGGATGAGATTAACCGACTCTTGGGGATGGTGGTGGACGTGGAGAATCTGTTCATGTCTGTTCACAAGGAGGAGGATACAGACACCAAGCAGGTCTATTTCTACCTCTTCAAG CTCCTGCGGAAATGCATCCTGCAGATGACTCGGCCCGTGGTGGAGGGGTCCCTGGGCAGCCCCCCATTTGAGAAGCCTAATATTGAGCAG GGTGTGCTGAACTTTGTGCAGTACAAGTTTAGTCATCTGGCTCCCCGGGAGCGGCAGACAATGTTCGAGCTCTCGAAGATGTTCCTGCTCTGCCTTAACTACTGGAAGCTTGAGACGCCTGCCCAATTTCGGCAGAGGTCTCAGGCCGAGGACGTGGCTACCTACAAGGTCAATTATACCAG ATGGCTCTGTTACTGCCACGTGCCCCAGAGCTGCGATAGCCTTCCCCGGTACGAGACTACTCACGTCTTTGGGCGGAGCCTTCTCCGCTCCATCTTCACCGTTACCCGGCGACAGCTGCTGGAGAAGTTCCGGGTGGAGAAGGACAAGCTGGTGCCCGAGAAGAGGACCCTCATCCTCACCCACTTCCCCAA ATTCCTGTCTATGCTGGAGGAGGAGATCTACGGGGCAAACTCTCCAATCTGGGAGTCGGGCTTCACGATGCCACCCTCAGAGGGAACCCAGCTGGTGCCCCGGCCGG CTACAGTCAGCGCTGCGGTTGTTCCCAGCGCCCCCATCTTCAGTCCCACCATGGCTGGGGGCAGCAACAGCTCCTTGAGCCTGGATTCCGGAGGGGCTGAGCCCATGCCAG GTGAGAAGAGGAAGCTCCCAGAGAACCTGACCCTGGAGGATGCCAAACGGCTCCGTGTGATGGGCGACATCCCCATGGAGCTCGTCAATGAGGTCATGCTCACCATCACGGATCCCGCGGCCATGCTGGGGCCTGAG ACGAGCTTGCTGTCGGCCAACGCCGCCCGGGATGAGACTGCCCGCCTGGAGGAGCGCCGCGGCATCATCGAGTTCCACGTCATCGGCAACTCGCTCACACCCAAGGCCAACCGGCGGGTGTTGCTGTGGCTCGTAGGGCTGCAGAACGTCTTCTCCCATCAGCTGCCACGCATGCCCAAGGAGTACATCGCCCGTCTCGTCTTTGACCC GAAGCACAAGACTCTGGCCTTGATCAAGGACGGGCGGGTCATTGGTGGGATCTGCTTCCGCATGTTTCCCACCCAGGGCTTCACGGAGATTGTTTTCTGCGCTGTCACCTCAAATGAGCAGGTCAAG GGCTATGGGACTCACCTGATGAACCACCTGAAGGAGTATCACATCAAACACAACATTCTCTACTTCCTCACCTACGCCGACGAGTACGCCATTGGCTACTTCAAAAAGCAG GGCTTCTCCAAGGACATCAAGGTGCCCAAGAGCCGCTACTTGGGCTACATTAAGGACTATGAGGGCGCGACACTGATGGAGTGTGAGCTGAACCCGCGAATTCCCTACACGGAGCTGTCCCACATCATCAAGAAGCAGaaggag ATCATCAAGAAGCTGATTGAGCGCAAACAGGCACAGATCCGAAAGGTCTACCCCGGGCTCAGTTGCTTCAAGGAGGGTGTGAGGCAGATCCCTGTGGAGAGCGTCCCCGGCATTC GAGAGACGGGCTGGAAGCcgctggggaaggagaaggg GAAGGAGCTGAAGGACCCAGACCAGCTCTACACGACCCTCAAAAACCTGCTGGCCCAGATCAAG TCCCACCCCAGTGCCTGGCCCTTCATGGAGCCCGTGAAGAAGTCGGAGGCCCCAGACTACTACGAGGTCATCCGTTTCCCCATCG ACCTGAAGACCATGACGGAGAGGCTGCGCAGCCGCTACTATGTGACCCGGAAGCTCTTTGTAGCTGACCTGCAGCGGGTCATCGCTAACTGCCGCGAGTACAACCCCCCGGACAGCGAGTACTGCCGCTGCGCCAGCGCCCTGGAGAAGTTCTTTTACTTCAAGCTCAAGGAGGGCGGGCTCATTGACAAGTAG
- the KAT2A gene encoding histone acetyltransferase KAT2A isoform X3 translates to MTEPSQASTPAPAAQPRPLQSPAPAPTPTPTLSPASAPTPAPTPASAPAPATAPAGSTGTGGPGVGSGGTGSGGDPARPGLSQQQRASQRKAQVRGLPRAKKLEKLGVFSACKANETCKCNGWKNPKPPTAPRMDLQQPAANLSELCRSCEHPLADHVSHLENVSEDEINRLLGMVVDVENLFMSVHKEEDTDTKQVYFYLFKLLRKCILQMTRPVVEGSLGSPPFEKPNIEQGVLNFVQYKFSHLAPRERQTMFELSKMFLLCLNYWKLETPAQFRQRSQAEDVATYKVNYTRWLCYCHVPQSCDSLPRYETTHVFGRSLLRSIFTVTRRQLLEKFRVEKDKLVPEKRTLILTHFPKFLSMLEEEIYGANSPIWESGFTMPPSEGTQLVPRPATVSAAVVPSAPIFSPTMAGGSNSSLSLDSGGAEPMPAGEKRKLPENLTLEDAKRLRVMGDIPMELVNEVMLTITDPAAMLGPETSLLSANAARDETARLEERRGIIEFHVIGNSLTPKANRRVLLWLVGLQNVFSHQLPRMPKEYIARLVFDPKHKTLALIKDGRVIGGICFRMFPTQGFTEIVFCAVTSNEQVKGYGTHLMNHLKEYHIKHNILYFLTYADEYAIGYFKKQGFSKDIKVPKSRYLGYIKDYEGATLMECELNPRIPYTELSHIIKKQKEIIKKLIERKQAQIRKVYPGLSCFKEGVRQIPVESVPGIRETGWKPLGKEKGKELKDPDQLYTTLKNLLAQIKSHPSAWPFMEPVKKSEAPDYYEVIRFPIDLKTMTERLRSRYYVTRKLFVADLQRVIANCREYNPPDSEYCRCASALEKFFYFKLKEGGLIDK, encoded by the exons ATGACGGAACCTTCCCAGGCCTCGACCCCGGCTCCGGCCGCGCAGCCCCGTCCTCTTCagtccccagcccccgccccaacTCCGACTCCTACCCTCAGCCCGGCTTCGGCCCCGACTCCGGCTCCCACTCCGGcatcagccccagccccagctacAGCCCCAGCCGGGAGCACAGGGACCGGGGGGCCCGGGGTAGGAAGTGGGGGTACCGGGAGCGGGGGTGATCCGGCTCGACCTGGCCTGAGCCAGCAGCAGCGCGCCAGCCAGAGGAAGGCGCAAGTCCGGGGGCTGCCGCGCGCCAAGAAGCTTGAGAAGCTAGGGGTCTTCTCGGCTTGCaag GCCAATGAAACCTGCAAGTGTAATGGCTGGAAAAACCCCAAGCCCCCCACTGCACCCCGCATGGACCTGCAGCAGCCAGCTGCCAACCTGAGCGAGCTGTGCCGCAGCTGTGAGCACCCCTTGG CCGACCACGTGTCCCACCTGGAGAATGTGTCAGAGGATGAGATTAACCGACTCTTGGGGATGGTGGTGGACGTGGAGAATCTGTTCATGTCTGTTCACAAGGAGGAGGATACAGACACCAAGCAGGTCTATTTCTACCTCTTCAAG CTCCTGCGGAAATGCATCCTGCAGATGACTCGGCCCGTGGTGGAGGGGTCCCTGGGCAGCCCCCCATTTGAGAAGCCTAATATTGAGCAG GGTGTGCTGAACTTTGTGCAGTACAAGTTTAGTCATCTGGCTCCCCGGGAGCGGCAGACAATGTTCGAGCTCTCGAAGATGTTCCTGCTCTGCCTTAACTACTGGAAGCTTGAGACGCCTGCCCAATTTCGGCAGAGGTCTCAGGCCGAGGACGTGGCTACCTACAAGGTCAATTATACCAG ATGGCTCTGTTACTGCCACGTGCCCCAGAGCTGCGATAGCCTTCCCCGGTACGAGACTACTCACGTCTTTGGGCGGAGCCTTCTCCGCTCCATCTTCACCGTTACCCGGCGACAGCTGCTGGAGAAGTTCCGGGTGGAGAAGGACAAGCTGGTGCCCGAGAAGAGGACCCTCATCCTCACCCACTTCCCCAA ATTCCTGTCTATGCTGGAGGAGGAGATCTACGGGGCAAACTCTCCAATCTGGGAGTCGGGCTTCACGATGCCACCCTCAGAGGGAACCCAGCTGGTGCCCCGGCCGG CTACAGTCAGCGCTGCGGTTGTTCCCAGCGCCCCCATCTTCAGTCCCACCATGGCTGGGGGCAGCAACAGCTCCTTGAGCCTGGATTCCGGAGGGGCTGAGCCCATGCCAG CAGGTGAGAAGAGGAAGCTCCCAGAGAACCTGACCCTGGAGGATGCCAAACGGCTCCGTGTGATGGGCGACATCCCCATGGAGCTCGTCAATGAGGTCATGCTCACCATCACGGATCCCGCGGCCATGCTGGGGCCTGAG ACGAGCTTGCTGTCGGCCAACGCCGCCCGGGATGAGACTGCCCGCCTGGAGGAGCGCCGCGGCATCATCGAGTTCCACGTCATCGGCAACTCGCTCACACCCAAGGCCAACCGGCGGGTGTTGCTGTGGCTCGTAGGGCTGCAGAACGTCTTCTCCCATCAGCTGCCACGCATGCCCAAGGAGTACATCGCCCGTCTCGTCTTTGACCC GAAGCACAAGACTCTGGCCTTGATCAAGGACGGGCGGGTCATTGGTGGGATCTGCTTCCGCATGTTTCCCACCCAGGGCTTCACGGAGATTGTTTTCTGCGCTGTCACCTCAAATGAGCAGGTCAAG GGCTATGGGACTCACCTGATGAACCACCTGAAGGAGTATCACATCAAACACAACATTCTCTACTTCCTCACCTACGCCGACGAGTACGCCATTGGCTACTTCAAAAAGCAG GGCTTCTCCAAGGACATCAAGGTGCCCAAGAGCCGCTACTTGGGCTACATTAAGGACTATGAGGGCGCGACACTGATGGAGTGTGAGCTGAACCCGCGAATTCCCTACACGGAGCTGTCCCACATCATCAAGAAGCAGaaggag ATCATCAAGAAGCTGATTGAGCGCAAACAGGCACAGATCCGAAAGGTCTACCCCGGGCTCAGTTGCTTCAAGGAGGGTGTGAGGCAGATCCCTGTGGAGAGCGTCCCCGGCATTC GAGAGACGGGCTGGAAGCcgctggggaaggagaaggg GAAGGAGCTGAAGGACCCAGACCAGCTCTACACGACCCTCAAAAACCTGCTGGCCCAGATCAAG TCCCACCCCAGTGCCTGGCCCTTCATGGAGCCCGTGAAGAAGTCGGAGGCCCCAGACTACTACGAGGTCATCCGTTTCCCCATCG ACCTGAAGACCATGACGGAGAGGCTGCGCAGCCGCTACTATGTGACCCGGAAGCTCTTTGTAGCTGACCTGCAGCGGGTCATCGCTAACTGCCGCGAGTACAACCCCCCGGACAGCGAGTACTGCCGCTGCGCCAGCGCCCTGGAGAAGTTCTTTTACTTCAAGCTCAAGGAGGGCGGGCTCATTGACAAGTAG
- the KAT2A gene encoding histone acetyltransferase KAT2A isoform X2, with the protein MTEPSQASTPAPAAQPRPLQSPAPAPTPTPTLSPASAPTPAPTPASAPAPATAPAGSTGTGGPGVGSGGTGSGGDPARPGLSQQQRASQRKAQVRGLPRAKKLEKLGVFSACKANETCKCNGWKNPKPPTAPRMDLQQPAANLSELCRSCEHPLADHVSHLENVSEDEINRLLGMVVDVENLFMSVHKEEDTDTKQVYFYLFKVSLFQLLRKCILQMTRPVVEGSLGSPPFEKPNIEQGVLNFVQYKFSHLAPRERQTMFELSKMFLLCLNYWKLETPAQFRQRSQAEDVATYKVNYTRWLCYCHVPQSCDSLPRYETTHVFGRSLLRSIFTVTRRQLLEKFRVEKDKLVPEKRTLILTHFPKFLSMLEEEIYGANSPIWESGFTMPPSEGTQLVPRPATVSAAVVPSAPIFSPTMAGGSNSSLSLDSGGAEPMPGEKRKLPENLTLEDAKRLRVMGDIPMELVNEVMLTITDPAAMLGPETSLLSANAARDETARLEERRGIIEFHVIGNSLTPKANRRVLLWLVGLQNVFSHQLPRMPKEYIARLVFDPKHKTLALIKDGRVIGGICFRMFPTQGFTEIVFCAVTSNEQVKGYGTHLMNHLKEYHIKHNILYFLTYADEYAIGYFKKQGFSKDIKVPKSRYLGYIKDYEGATLMECELNPRIPYTELSHIIKKQKEIIKKLIERKQAQIRKVYPGLSCFKEGVRQIPVESVPGIRETGWKPLGKEKGKELKDPDQLYTTLKNLLAQIKSHPSAWPFMEPVKKSEAPDYYEVIRFPIDLKTMTERLRSRYYVTRKLFVADLQRVIANCREYNPPDSEYCRCASALEKFFYFKLKEGGLIDK; encoded by the exons ATGACGGAACCTTCCCAGGCCTCGACCCCGGCTCCGGCCGCGCAGCCCCGTCCTCTTCagtccccagcccccgccccaacTCCGACTCCTACCCTCAGCCCGGCTTCGGCCCCGACTCCGGCTCCCACTCCGGcatcagccccagccccagctacAGCCCCAGCCGGGAGCACAGGGACCGGGGGGCCCGGGGTAGGAAGTGGGGGTACCGGGAGCGGGGGTGATCCGGCTCGACCTGGCCTGAGCCAGCAGCAGCGCGCCAGCCAGAGGAAGGCGCAAGTCCGGGGGCTGCCGCGCGCCAAGAAGCTTGAGAAGCTAGGGGTCTTCTCGGCTTGCaag GCCAATGAAACCTGCAAGTGTAATGGCTGGAAAAACCCCAAGCCCCCCACTGCACCCCGCATGGACCTGCAGCAGCCAGCTGCCAACCTGAGCGAGCTGTGCCGCAGCTGTGAGCACCCCTTGG CCGACCACGTGTCCCACCTGGAGAATGTGTCAGAGGATGAGATTAACCGACTCTTGGGGATGGTGGTGGACGTGGAGAATCTGTTCATGTCTGTTCACAAGGAGGAGGATACAGACACCAAGCAGGTCTATTTCTACCTCTTCAAGGTGAGCCTCTTCCAA CTCCTGCGGAAATGCATCCTGCAGATGACTCGGCCCGTGGTGGAGGGGTCCCTGGGCAGCCCCCCATTTGAGAAGCCTAATATTGAGCAG GGTGTGCTGAACTTTGTGCAGTACAAGTTTAGTCATCTGGCTCCCCGGGAGCGGCAGACAATGTTCGAGCTCTCGAAGATGTTCCTGCTCTGCCTTAACTACTGGAAGCTTGAGACGCCTGCCCAATTTCGGCAGAGGTCTCAGGCCGAGGACGTGGCTACCTACAAGGTCAATTATACCAG ATGGCTCTGTTACTGCCACGTGCCCCAGAGCTGCGATAGCCTTCCCCGGTACGAGACTACTCACGTCTTTGGGCGGAGCCTTCTCCGCTCCATCTTCACCGTTACCCGGCGACAGCTGCTGGAGAAGTTCCGGGTGGAGAAGGACAAGCTGGTGCCCGAGAAGAGGACCCTCATCCTCACCCACTTCCCCAA ATTCCTGTCTATGCTGGAGGAGGAGATCTACGGGGCAAACTCTCCAATCTGGGAGTCGGGCTTCACGATGCCACCCTCAGAGGGAACCCAGCTGGTGCCCCGGCCGG CTACAGTCAGCGCTGCGGTTGTTCCCAGCGCCCCCATCTTCAGTCCCACCATGGCTGGGGGCAGCAACAGCTCCTTGAGCCTGGATTCCGGAGGGGCTGAGCCCATGCCAG GTGAGAAGAGGAAGCTCCCAGAGAACCTGACCCTGGAGGATGCCAAACGGCTCCGTGTGATGGGCGACATCCCCATGGAGCTCGTCAATGAGGTCATGCTCACCATCACGGATCCCGCGGCCATGCTGGGGCCTGAG ACGAGCTTGCTGTCGGCCAACGCCGCCCGGGATGAGACTGCCCGCCTGGAGGAGCGCCGCGGCATCATCGAGTTCCACGTCATCGGCAACTCGCTCACACCCAAGGCCAACCGGCGGGTGTTGCTGTGGCTCGTAGGGCTGCAGAACGTCTTCTCCCATCAGCTGCCACGCATGCCCAAGGAGTACATCGCCCGTCTCGTCTTTGACCC GAAGCACAAGACTCTGGCCTTGATCAAGGACGGGCGGGTCATTGGTGGGATCTGCTTCCGCATGTTTCCCACCCAGGGCTTCACGGAGATTGTTTTCTGCGCTGTCACCTCAAATGAGCAGGTCAAG GGCTATGGGACTCACCTGATGAACCACCTGAAGGAGTATCACATCAAACACAACATTCTCTACTTCCTCACCTACGCCGACGAGTACGCCATTGGCTACTTCAAAAAGCAG GGCTTCTCCAAGGACATCAAGGTGCCCAAGAGCCGCTACTTGGGCTACATTAAGGACTATGAGGGCGCGACACTGATGGAGTGTGAGCTGAACCCGCGAATTCCCTACACGGAGCTGTCCCACATCATCAAGAAGCAGaaggag ATCATCAAGAAGCTGATTGAGCGCAAACAGGCACAGATCCGAAAGGTCTACCCCGGGCTCAGTTGCTTCAAGGAGGGTGTGAGGCAGATCCCTGTGGAGAGCGTCCCCGGCATTC GAGAGACGGGCTGGAAGCcgctggggaaggagaaggg GAAGGAGCTGAAGGACCCAGACCAGCTCTACACGACCCTCAAAAACCTGCTGGCCCAGATCAAG TCCCACCCCAGTGCCTGGCCCTTCATGGAGCCCGTGAAGAAGTCGGAGGCCCCAGACTACTACGAGGTCATCCGTTTCCCCATCG ACCTGAAGACCATGACGGAGAGGCTGCGCAGCCGCTACTATGTGACCCGGAAGCTCTTTGTAGCTGACCTGCAGCGGGTCATCGCTAACTGCCGCGAGTACAACCCCCCGGACAGCGAGTACTGCCGCTGCGCCAGCGCCCTGGAGAAGTTCTTTTACTTCAAGCTCAAGGAGGGCGGGCTCATTGACAAGTAG